GTCCGTGCCCGCGTCCGGCTTCGTGCCGCCGTCCGGCTTGGTGCCGCCGTCCGTGGTGCCCGCGTCCGGCTTCGTGCCGGCGTCCGGCTTGGTGCCGCCGTCCGTGGTGCCCGCGTCCGGCTTGGTACCGGAGGTGGTGCAGAAGTTGTCCTTGCAGCGGCCGCCCGCGCCACATTCCGAGTCGCGGTAGCACGACTGGGCGCACCAGCCGTTGATACACATCTGCGTGCCGGGACACTCGCTGGAATAGACGCAGCCCTGGGAGTCGGAGGTCAGGTCCCAGCAGCTCCCGGAGCGACAGTACTGGTTCGAGCCGCAGTCGGACGTGGTGGAGCAGCCGTAGCTGGTGTCGTAGTCGTCGTCAGGCCAGTAACCGCCGCCATTCGTCTCGAGGATACAACCCGACAACAGGCCTAACAGCGTAAGGAACGGCACGACCAATGTGCCGCGAAGCGTGATGTTCCTCATGAGTGGGGGCTCCAAAGGAATGGGATGGGTCCGGACCGGCCACCGGGGGGGTCATCCGATTTCGAGAGCCTTCGACGCAAGAGGCGGCCAGATTGATCAAATCTTTTTGATCTTTTTTTGTCGGTCCGGAGACCTAGGGGCACGGAGGCAGTGTGCTCGTCTGGACCACCGCTACAGACTGGAGGGCGTTCCTGGAAAAGGGAGACGTCCTTCATCGTCACCCTGAAGGAGAGGCCCGGGTGTTCAGCCGAGGAGCGCGCACGTGGACGGCCACGGTCCCGCCGGAGTCCGGCGTGGACGCGGTGGACGCGCGTGGGCCGGCCTCCGCGGACGAGGCCCGCCTGCGGCTCCTGGTCCAGCGGGTCCAGCAGGGGGACCTGAGCGCCTTCGAGCAGCTCTACGAGGCCACGAAGCTGGACGCGGCGCGGACCCTGCGCCACCTGGTGGGGAACCGCGTGGAGGTGGATGACCTCCTCCAGGAGACGTACCTGCGGCTGCTCACGGCGGTGAAGGGCTTCCGGGGGGAGTCCCGCTTCAAGACGTTCCTCTACCGGGTGTGCGCCAACGTGGCGCTCAGCCATCTGCGGTGGAAGCGGCGCCGGCCGGAGGACCCCTTCGCGGAGCCGCCGGAGATGGTGGCCACGGGGGAGGACCCGGAGCGCGCCGCGGAGCGCCGTCAGGCGGCCCGGCTGGTGGAGGCGGCGCTGGAGAAGCTCAAGCCCAAGAAGCGCATTGTCTTCGTCTACGCCGAGCTGTGCGGCATGAGCCCGGACGAGATCGCCGTCGCCGTGGGAAGCTCTCCCAACACCGTGCGCAGCCGCCTGCACCACGCGAGATTGGAGTTCACGGAAGCCATGCAGCGTCTGGTCGCCGACCGGCCGGTGGGAGGTTCCCATGACCGGTCATGAGACACAGGCCTTGTGGGCGCTGGCCGCGGGAGAGCTGGATGCCGCCGGCAAGGCTCGCGTGGAGGCACACCTGGCGGAGTGCGCCGCGTGCTCGGCGGAGTGGAAGCGCGTGGAGGAGGCCCGGGCGCTGCTGCACACGGCGCGTTCGGTGGAGCCGTCCGTGCGGTGGGAGGAGACGGGGGCGAAGCTGAAGGCGGCCGCGGCGAAGCGGATGGCGGTGCCCGAGCGGCGGTTCCTGTCGCCCTGGGCGATGACGCTCGCGGGGGCCTGCGCCGTCGCGCTGGTGGTGTGGTTGGGTGGAGCGCAGTGGAGGAATGCGGCGCAAGGGCCGGAGTCCGCAGTCGCGACGAAACAGGGCGCTGGGGAAGCTGGAGAGCGGACCGTGCCCGGGGACTTGAAGGCCACCGGGCAGCGTGGCGCCACGGAGGAAGCGGTCGCGGCTCATTCGGAGGCTGCGTCCACCACGGAGGCGGAGCGCGTCACCGGCGCGGTGGTGCGGGAGGCCACGGGTGTGGAGCATGCGCTGGCGGCCGGGATGCGGCTGCGCTCGGGCATGGCGGTGCGGACGCC
The sequence above is drawn from the Corallococcus sp. NCRR genome and encodes:
- a CDS encoding RNA polymerase sigma factor; the encoded protein is MFSRGARTWTATVPPESGVDAVDARGPASADEARLRLLVQRVQQGDLSAFEQLYEATKLDAARTLRHLVGNRVEVDDLLQETYLRLLTAVKGFRGESRFKTFLYRVCANVALSHLRWKRRRPEDPFAEPPEMVATGEDPERAAERRQAARLVEAALEKLKPKKRIVFVYAELCGMSPDEIAVAVGSSPNTVRSRLHHARLEFTEAMQRLVADRPVGGSHDRS